In Cydia fagiglandana chromosome 16, ilCydFagi1.1, whole genome shotgun sequence, the following are encoded in one genomic region:
- the LOC134672180 gene encoding general odorant-binding protein 2-like, with product MALCWIVVAVILAAAEIMEATSDKSITMSRVAGKFGKTLEGGRDEVRTVFQAWNQDFDVDRREIGCAIICMSNKFSLLQDDNHVQHDSLADYLKSFDNGDALAATAADLYKNCEEENGHIDDDCSRIAKLFACFKTEAKRAGIAPYVDLIKDVLNESYDPTAKLEIGHHTGRIDVLDVSDLFI from the exons ATGGCGCTGTGCTGGATAGTTGTTGCTGTGATCCTGGCTGCAGCAGAAATTATGGAGGCGACCTCAGACAAGTCCATCACTATGAGCCGTGTCGCCGGGAAATTTGGAAAGACTCTGGAGGGTGGTCGGGACGAAGTAAGAACAGTTTT CCAAGCCTGGAATCAAGACTTCGATGTAGACCGCAGAGAGATTGGCTGCGCCATCATCTGTATGTCCAACAAGTTCTCCTTACTGCAAGATGATAATCACGTGCAACATGACAGTTTGGCAGATTACCTCAAGTCTTTTGACAATG gTGACGCTCTTGCAGCCACAGCAGCAGATTTATACAAAAACTGCGAGGAAGAAAACGGGCATATTGATGATGACTGCAGCCGCATCGCTAAGTTGTTCGCTTGCTTCAAGACCGAAGCCAAGAGGGCTGGCATCGCGCCGTATGTCGACTTGATTAAAGATGTGCTAAACGAGAGTTACGACCCAACGGCGAAACTTGAAATTGGACACCATACTGGAAGGATTGACGTGTTGGACGTATCTGATTTGTTTATTTAG
- the LOC134671678 gene encoding uncharacterized protein LOC134671678, with product MCWRQVSKLQKTVLIVLFYFTVYVLVSYSMSPDTNFAFVSDDLRVGDKYALIYLVAPRSPVFTDAEGANVFKSRRCGQCFITNNRGFLPMSEYDAILVLGDRSLLYETSAFMDPGKRFLIETSRQCIKDKLRGCNWEPRITSFGDNKPHDLCSLCDHLHRKRLKPNS from the coding sequence ATGTGCTGGCGCCAGGTCTCAAAACTACAAAAGACTGTGCTCATAGTGCTTTTCTACTTTACCGTGTACGTTCTAGTGTCGTATTCCATGTCCCCGGACACTAACTTCGCGTTTGTGAGCGACGATTTGCGTGTGGGGGATAAATATGCGTTGATTTATCTCGTTGCGCCTCGAAGTCCTGTTTTTACTGACGCGGAGGGAGCGAATGTTTTCAAAAGCCGCCGCTGCGGTCAGTGTTTCATTACCAACAACAGGGGGTTTTTGCCGATGAGCGAGTATGATGCTATACTTGTGCTCGGAGACCGCAGCTTGTTGTACGAAACTTCGGCTTTCATGGATCCGGGGAAGAGGTTTTTGATAGAAACGAGTCGGCAATGCATTAAAGACAAGCTGAGAGGATGCAACTGGGAACCTAGGATCACCTCGTTCGGAGACAACAAGCCACACGACCTGTGCAGTCTCTGCGACCATCTACATAGAAAGCGCCTTAAACCAAACAGTTAG
- the LOC134672135 gene encoding general odorant-binding protein 2-like, with protein MEATSDQSITMSRIAGKFGKTLDGCRDEAKLTSDIMKGWEQVWDQDFDVDRREIGCAILCMFGKFSLLKDDNNVQQDSLADYLKSFDNDDALAAKSIDIYKVCEKENEHVDDDCSRAVKMFACFRTEAKKAGIAAYVDLIKDVMNES; from the exons ATGGAGGCGACCTCAGACCAGTCCATCACCATGAGCCGTATCGCCGGGAAATTTGGAAAGACTCTGGACGGCTGTCGCGACGAA GCCAAATTAACCTCCGACATCATGAAAGGATGGGAACAAGTCTGGGATCAAGACTTCGATGTAGACCGCAGAGAGATAGGCTGCGCCATCCTCTGTATGTTCGGCAAGTTCTCCTTACTGAAAGATGATAACAACGTGCAACAAGACAGTTTGGCAGATTACCTCAAGTCTTTTGACAATG ATGACGCTCTTGCAGCCAAATCAATAGATATCTACAAGGTCTGCGAGAAAGAAAACGAGCATGTAGATGACGACTGCAGCCGCGCCGTTAAGATGTTCGCTTGCTTCAGGACCGAAGCCAAGAAGGCCGGCATCGCGGCCTACGTCGACTTGATTAAAGATGTGATGAACGAGAGTTAA